One Cryptomeria japonica chromosome 9, Sugi_1.0, whole genome shotgun sequence genomic window carries:
- the LOC131858257 gene encoding LOB domain-containing protein 1-like — protein sequence MAPLACAACRFQRKKCSAQCLLAPHFPPDDLQRVMIVNQVYGISRVLKLLKDIEPEQRADAVNSLVYEASARVEDPVYGCTRATHQLQKRIADLESQLAATQAELLNMRFIAETPVYTLTTESHDAGHVLGSTSQQSEYTMCEKVDPTLLWEPLWQL from the exons ATGGCTCCTTTGGCCTGCGCAGCTTGTCGATTTCAACGGAAGAAATGCTCAGCTCAATGTCTGCTGGCTCCTCATTTTCCTCCAGACGACCTCCAAAGGGTTATGATCGTGAATCAGGTCTATGGAATCAGCCGTGTCCTCAAATTGCTTAAA GATATTGAACCTGAGCAAAGAGCAGATGCAGTAAATAGTTTGGTATATGAAGCAAGTGCCAGGGTGGAGGACCCTGTTTATGGGTGTACAAGAGCGACCCACCAATTGCAGAAGCGGATTGCAGATTTGGAGTCCCAGTTGGCAGCCACGCAAGCAGAGCTCCTGAATATGCGTTTTATAGCTGAGACGCCTGTATACACTCTCACTACTGAATCTCACGATGCTGGACATGTTTTAGGTTCCACGTCACAACAAAGTGAATATACGATGTGTGAGAAGGTGGATCCCACGCTATTGTGGGAGCCGCTATGGCAATTATAA